In Odocoileus virginianus isolate 20LAN1187 ecotype Illinois chromosome X, Ovbor_1.2, whole genome shotgun sequence, the genomic window CTATgttactatttttgttgttgttgtgtagttgctaagttgtttctgattcttttgagaccccatggcctgtggcctgccatgctcctctgtccatgggattctccaggcaagaaaactggatcaggttgccatttcctcctccaggaatcttcccaacccagggatggaacccacgtctcctgcattggctattatttttaataattaattgatTGGCTGCACTATGCATCATacggggatcttagttccctaaccagggatcaaacccaacccTCAGTAGTGGAAGCATAGGGTCTTTACCATTGGACCATAAGGGAAGTCCCTATGTTACTATTTTATAAAGTTTTGTTTTGGTGCCCTGTTTTTCTGGATCATTAGGCATACACTTAGCCTTCATGTTGGGTAAACCCATACTGGAGTTTGGTTGTCTGCTCTAAGAATTTACTTGATTTAGTTTAAACTTCACTAAATAATCCAGTAAATCAGTTAttgttcatcagttcagtcgctcagtcgtgtccgactctttgcgaccccacgaatcacagcacgccaggcctccctgtccatcaccaactcccggaggttactcaaacccatgtccatcgagttggtaatgccatccaaccatctcattattGTTCATAATGGCTATTGTTATTGTTCATAATGGCTATCAAAGTTTCAGAGGTTGAAAACAGCTCTTTAATACTGAcaacatctaaaaaaaaatagtgacaacaTCTTGAGTgttcaaagttaaaaaatttttttttattttgtgaaataggTAATACATTCACATGGCTCAAAATATACAAGGTAAAAAGGATATATAATAAAATGCTTCACCTCCACCTTTtgcatgtattaaaaaaaactggCAGCAAAACAGCCAAAAATTTGATCTCTTGCATTATACAAACAAATTGAATATATCCTGTCTATCCAATGAATTATttgacaaagttttaaaaataaatgacattccCAAGCAGGAATTGTTACAGAGGAAGGCATCAATTCCATTTAGttctgcaaatatttactgagccatACGTATGCTTAAAACAATATTATCTATTGTGGAATAGAAACATGAGTCATATGGTTGAGGGCGCACGTCCCTTAAttagaaaggagaagagagtagAATGAAGGACTCTCTGTAAGGAAACCTGATGCCTCTGCTTGACCCAGTTGGAAGAGTTAATAGAAAAAGGTTCGGCCTCTGTGCAGCCAACGCCTGGAGTTAAGGTTGTATTCTTGGCCTTGTCCCTCTAAGAGGGTGTCTGTCCCGCCCAGCTGCTGCCCTCTTTACAGCCAAGTCCAGCACAGGGTCCAAGAACCTTGCTGGAACCTTGATGTCTAGTTCACACTTCTTTGGGAGAAGGGAAAGCAAAGTCTCTGGAACATTAGAATGTTGAACTAGCTACAGGGTACAACTCAAGGGCTGCTCAAAGGGCTGAGTGTTCTCTAGCCAAGTCTCACAGGGCTGAATCCCCTTCCTGGCAGCTGAGAAAAACATGAGTGTCCATAACAGATGTACTGAAAAGACAACTGGAAGCTGAGCAAAGCTACAGAGGCAGCAGCAAGCAGATCGACAGACTCCCTGTGTGGCCACAACTTCAGGTTCCCACAAAGGCTTGGTTAGGCAAAGCAGGGTAATGCATACACAGTGGCAGAGACTGTGTGGTAAGTCAGGGTGTTTGCTAGGAATTGGGGAGCGCTGCTGAGGACAGGTAGAAATTCTGAATAACAGTGGTCAGGTTTTACATCTGGGTACCTTTGTTCCTCTTGCAAGAATTTCAGGTGGAGCAGAGCCCACTTGCCAGCTGGTCGTgtccagaaaataaaacttgtgcATCCTCCATGCTGCCTTTTCCGCTGGAACTCAAGATGAGGCTTGGGACTTCTGGCTACCACACAGAAGCAGGCCATGCCACTCTGCTTTCCTGCAGGGGGCGAGCCACCTGGAGGGCTTTGGAAGTCTGTAGCTGATCTTCCATTCAAATGCTcagaacaaaattaatttataagcTCCAGTCCTTTCCTGTAATGTGCAAAAAAGGCTCTAGAGAACAAAGGCTGGTGAATGGAACTTAAACACACAGTGTCCATAAGTACTTTTTCAGATGTGTCAGATGATAATTTATTTAGTGTGCTGTCCTTATGGCTTACTTATAGTGactgttagagaaaaaaaaagattaataggTTTTCCCAACCTATTCCCCAATTGCCCACCCCCATTTTGTGACCTTGCTGtatcacatgtgggatcttagttcccccaccagggatcaaacccatgccccctgcagtgggaacaccagggaagtccctaactctCCCTTCTTCATGAGACTTAATTTACTCAGTAGGGGTTTTCAGGAATTGAATTCTTATGATGGGAGGGACTATAGCAGtaccaatagaaatataatgcaagtcACACATGTTTAAATTCTCTAAGCAGGCCaataaaaaaggtaaaacactgctattgattttaatattttagctaagccaatatatctaaaatatcattttaacatgtaatcaatataaaaattgatgagatatttaaaataattttttttggacttccctggtggtctagtggttaagactccgtgcttccagtTGCACGGAGCACAGATCAGTCCTTGGTCAAGGAACAGAGACCCTGCATGTctcccagtgtggccaaaaagaaaaataaatgtttaaaatacctTCTTCTGCTATTAAGTCTTTGGGATCTGGTGTGTATTTTTCACTTCGAGCACACCTCAGTTCGGGCtagtcacattttattttctttatttatttttgataaaaacAGTCCCACAGCATTTATTGTCATCTGGTAATAACATAAGGGTGAGCAGAACAATATGAATACAAGTTTTAGAACTACATCTCTAACAAAAGACACCTAAAAAACCCAACGGTATTGCCAAACAATTTCTCACTTCATCTATCACTTCTAGTTGGAGACACTTTGGAGCAGAGTAATGTTATCTCCTTTTAGCATGATCCGACCCAGTTGTTTTCTTGACTTTGTTTAAGAATGAATCTCTTCTGCATCATCTAATACGAGGTTCATATACTCATCAAAACCAATGATACAGCCCTCTATCCGCATATTCACTTGCTCATAAAGCCACACCTGAATCCGCGATCTATTTTGCAAGTATCTGAAGATGAGATTGATGGGCTGCACCATCACCTTCTGCACCTTCTGGCCCTGGCCCCGGTACGCCATGCTGGACACTCACAAGCACCACACTCTCTCTCCCTAGTCACATTTTAAATGCTCAACAGCCAAGTGTGGTGGGGGGCTAGGGACTGCGCAGCACAAGGCTAAGAGCAGAGGCCACAGTGATGCTCTTCAGGTCCGTCTATGCATACACACAACAAGCCTTCTGGGCCCCATTCTAGGAGAGCACAAGCAATGATAACAGGCAGGAGAAGGGTGGTTAGGATGGGGTCAGGTGCCAGATTCCAGCTGAGTTTTGCTAATGAACAGAACTGGAAAGTCAAGGGAAAGGACACGGTGGGTGGGAAAACCTGAGTAAGGTCTGGAAGGTGGAATGAGAGCCGCGCGGGACATTTGAGAACTTGATGGATGGTCGCATCCCGCCACGCGGAGGGCTAGGATCCAACCTGGGGAGATCCTGTGGCTGACAGttgccttttctgtcttttctcccccctccccgccccgtcccCATCAGCGATGGTCCTCGGCCTGCCCAGCGCCCGGGCCGCCGAGGACACCTGCGTGAACGCCTGCCCGGCCGCCTGCGTCTGCAGCAGCGTGGAGCGCCGCTGCTCCGTGCGCTGCGACCGCGCGGGCCTCCTGCGGGTGCCGGCCGAGTTCCCGTGCGAGGCGGCCTCCATCGACCTGGACCGCAACGGCCTGCGCTTCCTGGGCGAGCGGGCCTTTGGCACGCTGCCGTCGCTGCGCCGCCTGTCGCTGCGTCACAACAACCTGTCCTTCATCACGCCCGGCGCCTTCAAGGGCCTGCCGCGCCTGGCCGAGCTGAGCCTGGCGCACAACGGCGACCTGCGCTACCTGCACGCGCGCACCTTCACCGCTCTCGGCCGCCTGCGCCGCCTCGACCTGACAGTCTGCCGCCTCTTCAGCGTGCCCGAGCGCCTTCTGGCCGAGCTGCCCGCCCTGCGCGAGCTCGCCGCCTTCGACAACCTGTTTCGCCGCGTGCCCGGCGCGCTGCGCGGCCTGGCCAACCTGACGCATGCGCACCTGGAGCGCAGCCGCATCGAGGCAGTGGCCTCCAGCTCGCTGCTGGGCCTGCGCCGCCTGCGCTTGCTCAGCCTGCAGGGCAACCGCGTGCGCGCCGTGCACGGCGGCGCCTTCCGCGACTGTGGCGCCCTGGAGCACCTGCTGCTCAACGACAACCTGCTGGCCGTGCTGCCGGCCGATGCCTTCGTCGGCCTCCACCGCCTGCGCACGCTCAACCTGGGCGGCAACGCGCTGGGCCGCGTGGTGCGCGCTTGGTTCGCCGAGCTGGCCGAGCTCGAGCTGCTCTACCTGGACCGCAACCGCATCGCCTTCGTGGAGGAGGGCGCCTTCCAGAACCTCTCGGGCCTCCTGGCCCTGCATCTCAACGGCAACCAACTCACCGTGCTTGCCTGGGCCGCCTTCCAGCCCGGCTTCTTCCTGGGCCGCCTCTTCCTCTTCCGCAACCCGTGGCGCTGCGACTGCCGCCTGGAGTGGCTGCGGGACTGGATGGAGAGCTTCGGGCGCACCGCCGACGTGCCCTGCGCCTCCCCGGGCTCCGTGGCTGGCCTCGACCTCCACCAGGTGGTCTTCGGGCGCTCCTCGGCAGGCTTCTGTGTGGACCCCGACGAGCTGAACCTCACGGCTTCCAGTCCCAGCCCATCCCTAGAGCCGGCGGCCACCACAGTGAGCAGGTTCAGCAGCCTCCTCTCCAAGCTGTTGGCCCCGAGGGCCCCGGTGGTGGAGGCGACCAATACTACCAAGGACGGGCCGGTCAACACCTCGCTGTCCGACAGCCTTCCCTCCCTCGGGGTAGGCGGCTCGGGCCACAAGACCCCGTTTGTCGTGGGCTCTGGTCTCCTGCTCAGTGTGGCCCAGCACGTGCTGTTTGTCCTCTAGAGGGACCGACTGTGCCCCACTGGGGTGGCCCCAACTACCCTGGTGGGGCGGCGGGGAGGTTGTTAACTGGGCTGGATGGTggttggtggggagaggggcacaggatgggggcagggagtgaAAGTTTCCGCGAAGGATCGAAGGACCAGGCTGCCATCAGAGCTGACCTGGGAAGAGGAGGACCTTGGGAAATACCCTGTGCGGGAGGGTGGGGTTTATGGATTTCTGCCCTTGTCACATGAGCATCAATTGAAAAAGAGAAGCAACAATGAACAGGTGCCCTCTGGTGAGAAGACTAGGAATTGGAAGTTCTGTGGCTACAGAACTCCATCTctactcctccccacccccatcttctaGGAAACTGGGTCTGCATGCCTCAATTGGAGTtaatccattcagttcagttgctcagtcgtgtccgactctttgcgaccccatggcctgcagcacgccagttaATCCATTCGCTAAGTACTAAAAACGGTGCCAATTCTCCTGGTGGGGCAACCATTAAGGCCAATCCCTTTGTTTTCTAGTAcaaccctcctccccctcccccaggagccTGGGGACACTAGGGTCCAGGAAGATGGGTAGTACAGAAGGCCAGTGGGAAAGGGACGTAGACCCAAGGTAGTGGAGGTGGTTCCTGTGGTCCCAGATGTGTCAGTTTAAACAAAGACTCATTTCACTTACTCTGCACTTATTCCCAAGGGTGGCCTTAGCTGCAAAAGAACTTTAGGGCAGggtagggaaaaaaagaggaggggTGTTGTCTGTGgacaaatatatttgtaaaatcttaaggttaaaaaaaaaagattaaacagGTTTCTCTTCTGCAGGACTTTTCAAGTGTCTTTCAAATGCAAACATACATTATGACTCTCCCGAGGAGGCCACAAAATCCTCTTTGCTTTGTGTTTTGGAAAGACAGAGAGATGCTA contains:
- the NYX gene encoding nyctalopin gives rise to the protein MVLGLPSARAAEDTCVNACPAACVCSSVERRCSVRCDRAGLLRVPAEFPCEAASIDLDRNGLRFLGERAFGTLPSLRRLSLRHNNLSFITPGAFKGLPRLAELSLAHNGDLRYLHARTFTALGRLRRLDLTVCRLFSVPERLLAELPALRELAAFDNLFRRVPGALRGLANLTHAHLERSRIEAVASSSLLGLRRLRLLSLQGNRVRAVHGGAFRDCGALEHLLLNDNLLAVLPADAFVGLHRLRTLNLGGNALGRVVRAWFAELAELELLYLDRNRIAFVEEGAFQNLSGLLALHLNGNQLTVLAWAAFQPGFFLGRLFLFRNPWRCDCRLEWLRDWMESFGRTADVPCASPGSVAGLDLHQVVFGRSSAGFCVDPDELNLTASSPSPSLEPAATTVSRFSSLLSKLLAPRAPVVEATNTTKDGPVNTSLSDSLPSLGVGGSGHKTPFVVGSGLLLSVAQHVLFVL